GCTCTTGCACGACCCAAAAAGTCTCGGTAATATCCATCTCGTTCTTAAGGAATGGGTCCGTAGCTCAGTTGGTTAGAGTACTACCTTGACATGGTAGGGGTCGGCGATTCGAGTTCGCCCGGACCCACCACTCCTTGCTTAAATGCACTAAGAACAAAAATTTGGGTCCGTAGCTCAGTTGGTTAGAGTACTACCTTGACATGGTAGGGGTCGGCGATTCGAGTTCGCCCGGACCCACCAAATTTTACAACAAAGCCCGCTATAAGCGGGCTTTGTTGTATATAAGCAAATCTGTTCTACCAAAGCATGTCAGCAACAACGACAATATCATATTGACACGTGTCAAAACTGACACCCTCAAACACATACAGCTAATACTGCCTAATCGCGTGTGTATTGACAATGTTAAATACAATCCAATCACCAGGCCGACCTGGTGTTTGTAGATTTAGAGACACCTGTAGCTAGGTGCCTCAACTTGACTTAATTCATTGTTCTGTTGATACAAACGATTTTCTGACTTGCAACATCACATCAGTCGACCAAGACTCACTATTGCTCACAACTAGGTTTGACTCTTTATTTCTTAAGTCTCGCAGTTGTGGGCCTAAGTCTGAGTGAAAACTGTATTTCACTGTATCGAATCTCGAAGTCGTATCTGAAATACGCCAGTACCCTACCCCCTGATCAAACTTGAAGACTAGCTCTCTGCCAGACTCTAGTTTAAGAGTTAGCAATCTTCGGTGGGCGATAGAGCTGCGCTTTTCGTGACATTTCACACTAGGTTTCACACCTAACTTCAACTCACCCCAAACCTCATAAGCCTCGATAAACTCTCCCTTATCTTGCCAATCATGATGAAGATAGTGACCTACTGTTTGCTTTTCGTGATAAAGCGTATTAATCGTGACTGTTCTAATGCTATCAAAGCCTCGGCATATGTAGCCAAGCAGCTCACAAATCATCAACATTGAAGATGGGCTTTGTATATATCGATCACTATATTCAACTTCAAAGATGCTTTCGCTCTTTAATAACTCAGCAAGGTTAGGGTTGGTTTTGAACATGGTAATCCAGAATGCTTTTCCGAACATACTCAATGAGCCATTCAGCTCTTCAACCAACTCTATTGACTCTATCTGTGGAGCTTCCCCCTTCTTACTGATTGACAGTTCAAAAGGGCTTATTGGGTGAAGTTTAGTGCCTTCGCAGCAAATCGATATACCACCTTGCTGTAACCAGAATTTTCCAGGGATCGTGTTTTCAGCTACAGTGTTGGCAATCGTTGATACTTTATTTCCATCGCTTAATTGTGCCATTAAGAGAGGTGATACCTCATCTGCTCTTGAAATCTGAACACCCAACTTCTGGAAGGTCCACAGCTCCTCTTCAAACTCCTGGCTTAACTTGGTGGAGGTCAAGACTAAGGCCACACCTATCTCATCACTCAAGAGGTATCCAGCAATAGTTCGCTTGAAGTCTGGGTGAGTCAGATCCCATTCATCACAGTCAGGATTCAGAAATAGAGTTAACGATTTAGCGCCTAAGTTTATCTGCTTACGAATTGTTCCAAGAACTGAATAGGGCTGGTACTCACCTTGGCTATATTCGGCTAATGCCTCGGGAAGGCGGTTAAAGTGATTGAAGTCATTCCCTACCCAATCCCTTGCAAGCGCAGTGTCAATCTCATCTATATCATGACGAGTGTCTGATTCTAACAAACAATCACTACAACCAGAGACGCAGTTAGGGCAAGTAAGCCCAGAAATCATATCCGCCAAAATTGTCTGAATATATTGACTTGCTGAACTTGAGAAGCCAGCTCCACCAGAAATAACATCATACAACTGAATCACCATCGCTGATGTTGTTCCCTCGATGATAGTAGGTCTAATCGCATACCCCATTTCAGATGTCGATATGCCTAGCTGTTTTGCAAGTGCCGCGCGAAGCGAGACTGCTAATGTCATTGCGACGGTACGACCATCGTTGTCACAGCTAATATACTCATGCCTAACTGGATGACTTAGTACTAACTCAAACACATCCGTTTTCGAGTGGCACCCAAGATGAACCCCTTTCATCAAGGTAGCCGAACCATCACAGGTGACATTTCCTTCACCTGATTTGTCTTTCTTAACCGCTTTTAACGGTTTATGAGGTGTACTAGGGTTTAGCGCGGCTGGATAGTCTCCGTTTTTGTCCAACGACTCTGCGCGACCACAAGACATACACAAGGCATATCCTTTGCCATATTCTCCTGAGCTGTGGTTAAAGACAGTACCTTCTGCCGTTGAAACCATGAACCCCATCGCTGTGTTCGGAAGATCTATGTAAGGAGCCTTTCCTGTTGAAACCCAGGCATCTTCCACTGGAATGAACTTTTGTGTCGATATGTCATTTGAGGGAGCATGATAAAAGTCTGTAGCAAAGCCTGTAGGTTGTAATACTTGTCTAATGTGTTGCCCTTTGATAGGAGCTCCACACGCTGAGTTAGTACAATTCATGTTTAGTGATGATGCAGAAACAGACTCTTCATATCCTGTTTGTCCACAACTATCGCAGCGCCAAGCTAAGTCGAATTTTTGAGCTTCATTAACCCCAGAGTCAGATACATTGTGCCAATGCAATGTAACCCCACCAGAGCGAAACACTCGTCCATCAAGAACCACCTCAGAACCCGGAGAGTACTCTCTTATTGCAATCGCTAGGTTGCGACTTGGAAGTCCTCTAAAGCGCGAGACATTGTCCTCTCGTTCATTAGACTTCTTTTCTTTACCTTGTTTCTCACGGATAAAGTCTTCAATATTGTTGTTGTCAAAATTGACGACATCGGTAGGAAAACCGTAACCAGGTAAGAATGCTTTGGATGCAAGCTCTCTCAGCAAATACTCTTGTACCAGCCTGCTCTTTTCAAGTCTAAGGCGATATGCGTAAGGACTCTCGACATCAGCTACGACTAACTCCTGCTCTAAATAGTTGTACTCATTAAACCATTTACTTTTGAGTTGCTGGATAACGTTAGATGCGAAAGCACGCAATGTATAAGGTTGGCTACCTGCTAGCCCAGTTCCACGAACCAATGCAGTCACATCAGAGTCCCAGTCTCTTGCATCGCTCTCAAGCCAATTGAGGAAGCTGTCACAAACGGCATTGCCTTCAGGTAAATAAAACCATTCCAAGTTCAAAGAGGTTTTTTCTTTGTTAGTTGAGCCAATCTGTGTCTTCAAAAAGATTGAAAGCAACAACGAATTCAAATGTCGCTGAATCAACCTCTGAGAGTTAAACGCGATATACGGTGCTGGAATTTTTGTTACAAATGGCCACTTTGGTTGTTGGAACACTTGCTGATCGTGAGGGTTTCCTTTGCATAGTGTATATGAAATAGCACGAGACTCTTTACTTCGCCCAGCCCGACCCGCTCGCTGCAAATAGTTTGCTGGGTGTGGTGGTACATTGTTCATTACAACCGCACTGATACCGCCAATATCAACACCCATTTCCATTGTGGTTGAACAGTTAAGAACATTGATTTTTCCTTTTTTGAACAGATCTTCATATTCATTTAGGCGATCAGAGCTTTGTTGTGCAGAGTGCTCCGCTGTGCGGTAGTAAAGTCCCCCTTCGACAGCACGATCGTTGATATCCGTCCACAGATTGTGCTCTCTTAAATATGATACCTTAGAGTCTTTACCAACTACCTCGCGTATGTGTTTCAGCCCTTTCTGATAGTCATGTTGAGTTGCTTCAACCTGCCAAACACACGGAAATTCCACTTCAACGCATTTGTATTGACTAATATCTTCCACCTTACGCGGGAGATAAGGTGAAATGCCCCTAAAGGTAGTGTCAATAAGCTTATTAGTGACTTTGCAAATGTGCACTTTATCAACGAAGGAGAAAGTTATCTTATTACGGTCTAGAGCAAAGCGATTGTTATCGGGCGATAAAATCCGAGTGTTTACAGTAAGTTCACGCCATGCACTAGATAGCCAACTATTGATGATATCCTTACCGATGGAAGAGTCAGCGTTTATGTTTGAGGTTGCTGCTAACAGTTTGACAAGGCGATTGTGATTGCCACTGCGAATTTGTGGCCACTTTTTTACTCGTCCTTCATTGGCTTCTTCAGAGTCAGGGTTACGCAACGATTTCGAAGCAAAACGGCTACCAACCCATTTCAACCAGCCAGCATCTTCGAGACGTAAGAAATTATTTTCACGAATATAAAAGTCGAGAGATACCTTTATGAAATCTAACCAATCATCGAGTTCGTAACCATATTCCTCCCAATAAGCGGGACAGGTTTTGATTTTATCGAGCCCGGCATAACCAACCTTGACCAAGCCTTGGGTTTCTGAACTATTTTGTCGTTTAGGGCGACGTGCAAACTCTCGAAACAACAGCATGTCAGCGAGCTTTGCACTACCGTCAAATTGCTTGAATATTTCTGGCGACAAATATTGGTTGTACTGAAGCATTGCACCATTTAAATCACTCTTTTTAGCAAGTTCTGTCACCATTTCGTTCCAGCTCAGCGTAGCCAGAGTTAACTCGGAGCCACCACTGTCAATTGCGCTCGCTTGAACTTCCAGCATCTCAGCTGGACCATTCATCCCCATTGCTCTTAGCTCTTCAGCTTTAGCAAGAAGGTCTTGTGCTGATACTCCCTCTGAAGGCCTATCAGCGTTATGAGGCTGAGAAAGCTGTTTTTCTCGCAATACTTCAACCACAGCACCACGTAGCTTGGACCGCTCAGCTTCTTGCTGCATTCTTACGGACAAGCGAGCTGTACCTTGACGGCTATCGGTGAAGGTAATTAATCGTCTACCACGTGCGGGTAAAGATTGAGGCCCCTCGGGACCATCAGCAACAATATCAGGGCAAAACTCTAATAATGTCGGAACAACATTGGCAATATAAAATGGTGCGCCTAAAATAGCCCGGCGGAACGGAGAACCATCGTTGTATCCCTCAAAATTACAGGAACAGCAGGTTTGTTTTTTCGCAGTATCCATCATGAGTTCATACCCTGGCTTTACTGAACCAATGATGCCATCTTTACCAATATTGATAGCTGCATAATGCTCGTGCTCATCTTGCTTAGCACCAAACATTTCAGGGTAACGATCGGTATCATCTAACTGCTGAACGTCTTGATCTTCTTCATCAAGCCTTTCTTGTTGCAGTGAGAATTCATCTCCTGCACTGCCGTTCCACTGAAGTAGCTTGCCTTTTTTATCTAGCCCCATCAAATGAGGCTCATTACACTCTAAACAGAAACTGAGTTCTAAAACGGGTGCGCCGCAATCACAAGTTTGCCTTTGCACCGCATAAACATTACCAAATGGCCACTCTTGTTCAAGCTGTGTTCCTTGTTTACAAGAACAGTTTCTATTGATACATGCCCACAAACCAATCGTCATTCGTTGAAAAAAATGAGCTCGCAGCTTTAAAAACGCTTCCGAATATTTATCTCGTTTCGTTCCGGTCAATAGATCTAACCAGCGTAACAATTCTTGCTGGCTTAACTGTGGTTGATTGGATAAAACGCTCGACTTCTCATTGATCTCACTGAGCGTCAGTGGCGCATCACTTTCGACAATTACTTTTCTCAAGATATGTGCATAGGAAGAAGCTTGAAGCGCAACGAATCGCTCCTTTGATATTTCAGGATTTGGCTTTTTGCTAGGTTCACCGCCTGGCTCTATACCCTCTAAATCGTCTAGAGAGAGCTCAACGCTTTCTACAAAGTCCAGTTCCGGAATAACACGACGTCCACCGATCACTTTGATTTGATCTTTGGGCACATCCGCTAGTTTGGATAGATAGTCGGTCAGTTGTTCCGTTGCATTGGCATCGGCAATGGTTGCTGAGGTGGCGACAAAACGAACATTTTTAGCCTCTACACCAAAAGCATGTAGCACTCTACGTAGTTGCAATGACAGTTCAGCGGCTTGTGAGCCCACATAAGTATGGGCTTCATCAAGAACAATCCAACGTAGAGACTTTTCTGCTCTCGACTGTTCGATTATTGGCGCATCAATTTGTCTTACCAGCATATATTCAAGCATGGTGCCGTTGGTCACGAGGATTGGTGCTGGTTCTTTACGCATTAACTCGCGAGAATGAACTTCATTACGATGCTCTTGCTGCAGTTTACGAACTTTGTTCTCACTGTTTTCAGTATTACCGTTGTACAAGCAGTATCGAATGCCCTCTCCAAAGTGCTTAGTCCAAGCATCTAAACGTTCTTGCTGCGAATTAATCAACGCATTTAATGGGTATAGGAAAAGAGCTCTTACTCCCACTAATGGCGATTGTTTCTGGTGGTACTCGCGGTAAAGGTCTTCCAATACCGGGACCATAAAGCATTCTGTTTTACCCGAACCTGTACCAGATGTGACAACTACAGACTTTGGAGTATCTTCAAGAAGAGTACCCCACGCCTCAAGCTGGTGTCGAAATGGATTGAACTTAGCCTCAAATCGGTATCGACCATTGCTTTTGTCATCAAGAGCATCAATCACCGCTTTAGAGAGTAGATTTCCCTCCAGTTCAGCAACCTTGAGTTCAGCGTACTCCCAACCGAAAGTATGCTCGAACAATGGCGGAGCAAGGAACGCATCCTCTTGACCACAATCAACAGACATAATGTCACTCAAGTGATTGCGTAAATTAGGGTCTGTTATACCAAGAACACTTAACGTTGACTCTTTGCTACGCGAAATAGACTGCTCAACTAAATCAGAAAAATAACGGGTCATAACAGTTCCTTATTGTGCTTCGTTGGCAAAGTAATTGACAAACAAGCGATACACTGGCTCGAACCAATCATGGTCGAAGTCGCGTAATTTGCGTAAATGGAAAATAGTCCCTGAGAGAAAGGCGTTCGAGATCTCACTGGGAACTCTATTGCTGGCAAGCGCCGCAGCAAAAATAGGCCAATAGATCACACCTGATTGAAACGCCCCGTTCACAGGAAACTCAAACGGCAAAAGATTTAGACGCTGACACCAATGTTTCAGCTCACTCCCCATCTCTGTTGGCCAATCATCATCTTCACTGTGTGTATGGAGTAAGTCTTGATACCAACCATTCATCATCATCTGCATCATAGGAAGTGGTATTTGACAGGAACTTTGCTGAAGCAAGATCGATTTAATCTCTGTGTCATTCAAGATTGGGATGGCAAGCCCCAGCTTTGATACTTGCTGCTCAACCATACTTGTTACTATGGCAGCCTCAAGCCCTATTGCTTGGAGTGTTTGAGTCAACAACGATATTGCATGCTGCCAATGAGATATCTCAATTGTTTCCCATAGTAATGGCAGTTCTGCATCCATTTGAGACAAGCATTTATCGTCAAACTCTAAACGGAATATAGCCACTGCGAGAGCACGCTCATTTCGCACTAAATGACGCCAAACTTCAAACGTCGGTAAAGGTAAGTGACCATAATTCAAGTAAGTCTGCTTCAGGTACTCCCAACCACTGTGCGACCAATCCTCGGCCATTTGATCAATAACATCGGCAATCACATCTGGCTCAAATTGAGGATGAAACAACTGTGAGGCCTTTTGCAGTGTTTTTACTTCGCCGTTACGCTCGTGAGCCTCCCCAGGGAAAAACTTAGCTCGAAAAAACACATCAGAGCCTTTTGCAGGGATGACTAGCCAAGGACCGTCACGATGAACCATATCAGGCAGTTCGTACTCACCATTGGTCTCTCTCTCGCTATGGTTCGGTTGCAATACGAACGAAGGTTGCTCTGGATTGGCCAATGACATTAATACAGGTTGTGTTTTGCTCGCTTCGGAAACAGCCGATGAACGCACTGATACAGTGTTATTCTGTCTGTCATGCTCTAGCATGGTGGAATAGTGGCTAACTATGAAGGTCAAGGTACGCCCTGGACCAGTGAGGCGTAGTTCGACCTCACTATCAAGCATTTCTGATAAAGACAGCAGTTCTAATATTTGCCCTTTCAAGCCATATAAACTGATCTCCACTGGTTTATCTGTAACCTTGTATTGCCAGCGAAAGTAAGGTGGTACATGGAACTGTGAGTGCGCTTTTGCTCGTAATTCAGCCTCAAGCTGAAACGTCGCTGGTATGCCGCGAGTCGAGAACAAGAACAAGCGACTGCCTAACAAATCCTCTACCGAAAGTCGCTGTGAAAGTGGTCGTCCAGCTTTGTCGTAGGCCACGGCTCCGCGTGCAGGGAAAGGAACATCTATTGTGATTGGTGCAGCTAAAATATTTGCTTGAATTGCAAAGCGTACCGAGGCTGGCGGCTTATCATTAGCTATCAAGCGAACTTCTTTCACACCTTCTGCATTGGCAAAAGATTCAACGCTTACCGAATCGCTGATTAGTTTCCAAGTACAAGGCGATTTTGTTAAGAAACGAATCACCCCTAGTTTAGGCTGACCACCATTTTCAAACTCAACGTCAAAGTCTTTAGGTAAAATACCAACTTTTTTCTTCAGTTTTACAAGCCCATGCTCATCTTTGACTGTCAACAATTGCCTACCATTAAACTCACTCGCGCTAAGAGAGCTTAGCGGCGTATTCTCAAGGTAGATGACCAACTCTTCTTCAACAGATAATGGCGATTGCGAAAGTTCGTCAACTACCTTTGGTATGCCTCTGAATACCATTGCTGGTTGCGTCGGATATTGAACTTGCTCACCTTTTAACACGTAGCCCTGTGTCGTGAAGTCATCAGAGCCCGAAGTGACAATGTACCTCTCATCCGAGCCAATTTTAATCTCACATTGACCATTTAGAAGATAAATGGGTAAATCATTAAATTGAATATTCGCTAACTCTAGCTCACCATAAACCGACTGTACGATGGCGTTCGCAGGCAATAAAAGGGCAACCTTGGATCTACGGGTTGAAAACGTGGACTGACTCATGACTTCCCACTTGTCACCGTCACTAGATAGCGTCAGTGGCGATTCCCCAATATCTAACGAACTATTGGGAAGTGTGATATCAGCCAGTTTACGACCGGATTGCATAGCAACGACATAAAGCTCACTACTTGGCTTTTTCCTGCGAACTTCAACGGTAGGGTTTCGCATCCTTACCGATATTCCACCCTCACTTGATTGCGCAAAACCCGTACCTAACGATGCAATTTGCTCTGCACCTTCAAATACCGCTAACTCCAACCGACTTGAGGTTAACGCACTCAAAGATAATTCAAAAACACACTGATGAGGTAACGAAACTAACGAATAGATCGCCTGCTGACCGAACGATATTGAGTGGCGGCATTGCAAACGCTTCCTTACTGTTCGCGCTTTATTCACCTCTTTAGAGGCTGTAGATAACAATTGGCTTAGAAAGGCAGACCCGGTTTCATTTTCCAAGGGCAAAGGAAAACTATCGCGCCAACTAGGAAACTGCTTGTCCAGATACTGCGCAGGATTCGTTTGTGTTTCGAGACCGAACTGATAAACCAAGCTATCTAGTCTGTCTATCATTCTGGTAATGAGCCTTACGGTACGATCGGTTTGCAAAGTTTCAGGGAATGCAGTGATGCGAGAGCTAATCAGTGCCTCAATGGCATGACTACCCAAAGCCTTAGCGTCTTGATAACGTTCGAAAATTGCATAAAAGGTATCCTGATAGTGATTAGATTGCTGCAAACTAGCATCTGTCGACAAAAGGTTGGAGGGCAACCCTCCCTCACTAAACACCGAGCCAATATAATCATTGTGGCCATTACTAAACTTGGCCAATGGTTTCTTCCAATACCTTGTCAACCCTTTCGAGACAATGTCACTTATTTGCGGGTGAGTTAGTTCTAAATCTAAGCTTTGAAAAATAGGTTGCCAACTCCAGTCTCGACTGTATTCACGACGAAACCATTCCGCTCCATACAAAACAAACGCCGCACACCATTTATCGGAAAAATGACTTTTTACCGATAAACTTGCGCCGTTAGCCAGAGTTTTTCTTAATGACTTATACTCTTGTCGCGTCATCTGATACTGGAACAAACCCTCGTTAACACTAATGCTCTTATCTTTGCGTTTGTTGATAAAGTCATCTAGCCAATGACTGATTGATTGGTTCCGATTAAGAGAGAGCGTACTACGGTTCGATAAACCACTTGAATCTGTTTGAATAGTCATAAAACAACCTATCATGTTAGCTGATGTTGTTAATTGGCTGAAATTAATTAGTTATTTTTAACTGCCAGTCCCAACCTTGCAAAAGTAAATATGCCAATAGCGTATCGCTATCTTGGAGAGTTTGTATTCTTACCTTGAGTGCAGGCTCACCCTCACACGACTTCTCGAACTAAATTCATGTAACAACATAACTCACTCGACCGGCGCTCTTTTCTTCATAAGCTTATGAACAGGTGATTCAGCGGTCACCATTAGGCTCGCTCTACTCAACTTTAAACGGTTATGCAAGAGGCCTCTTTGGTGTTTGTCTTCCATGGCGAAGCACCCTTCACAAATTTAGGAGTATGTGAGAATTTATGGAATATAGCCTACTATGAAAACGCCGTTATATATCGCCATATACAAAAAAGCACGCCTTTCAGCGTGCTTGTGTTTTTATAAATTAAGAGTTTTCTGCAGCCTTGCTAACACCACTTGCTTTGACTGCTCTTTTCTTTGCCGCTTCGGCTTTTTTGGCTGCCTTGGCTAGGGCTTCGGCCTCTTTGCGAGCCGCGGCGATACGCTCTAGTAGTTTGTTGGCTGGCTCGTCGTTTGGATCTTGCTCCACCAGTTCACCACGGAAGGCTTTTGCCAAAATGCTTTGGGTTAGGTTATCTACCCTCGCCTGCGCTTTTTTCACTTGCGCTTCGATGGTGTCAGCGAACGCAAAGTATTGGTCGACTAGACGAACGATTTCTTTTTGCTCATCAAGAGAATAAGTATCAATAACAAGCTCACCTAGGGTCGATGTATTTAAATATGGCTGATCTGATCCTTTAAGGTTAGCTTCTACTTGCTTTCTAAACTCCGAGCTTCGTAAACATAAGAACAAGTAATCTAAAGATAGAGTCCCAACTACAGCTTCTTTCACTCGTAACCTTGCTACTCGTTGATATAAAGTTGCTGGTAGGTCATTACTTTCAATTTTAGCGATCTTTAACGTACCGTTTGTAATTGGTCGATTTAACGCCATCACCAAATCGCAGTCACTTAAACAAAAGTCTTTATATTCCTGAGCAAGATCTAGCGATACAAATGATTCCTTGTCCCACTTCGCTTTTCCATATCCAACATTTGCGATTTGAAGTAAACGACTACCTTCTTCTGAGTACTGAGATTTTTTAAATGCTATTCCAGAAGTGATATCTAATACTTCTTTTAGTTTACATTCGAATTGCTCAGATCTTTCAAACCCATACTCTTCCGTCAACTTGCCCGACACCGCAGAAGCGAGTATCGATTGGCGGAAGCGTTTTAGCAAGTCTGGAATGCCATCTAGGCGGGCTTTGATGGTGTCGACCTGTGCCAATACCTCATCGAGTTTTTCAACGATGCGTTTTTGTTCGGCTAGTGGGGCTAGAGGAAATTCTAAAGCATTGATGACTTCAAGCCTAACCCCTTTAACTGTAGTACCTGTACCCAATGACTCAATTTTCAATCCTTGAGAACGGTACCAATATTCGAAGTAGTAATCATCGACTTCTCTATTGACGAACAAGGCCTTCAAGTCTTGGTTAATCGCAGAATCAAAACTTGCACGGACTATTTTTCCTAAACTCATACGAGTGGCAATAATCGGCGTTCCAGCAGGAATAACATTGGTACTACTGTTATCAATCGCTTCTTGGGTAATATGATCAATGGTGTCAGTAAGATACGACTTATTCATATCCTTCACTGTCATCCAAGGGATATCACCTTCATAGTAGGAAGGAACTGATTTACTCGGTGTCCCTCCTCCTACAATCTTGTCTACTACCTCATTTAAGAGAATAGCTCTCCAACCCTTCGGCAAATTACTCATTACTCTGCCTCCGGCTTTTCTGCCAAGCCAAATGCTTCTTCAAGTAACTGCTTTTGCCCTTCCGCTTCATCACTCGCGCCAAGTGCTTGCATCAATTGGTAAATTTCAGACATAGCTTCTGTTAGCTCTGCCATTGCTTCACCGGCGAGCACTTCTGGCTCTGGCAAGTTTTCTGCGCTGGTGGCTTCTAAATCTTTAAGCCATGAAATATCTAAGCTATCGCCTTTTTGATCGCGAATGTAGTCACGACTGAACTTGCGGAAGCGCGCGTTTTCGATGATATGTTCAACACTGTCCTGACCTTCAGCAAAAATGTTGCCCAAAGTCTCGTAAACACCCTCTTCACGATGAGACTGACCGTTTTTATCTGCGCCATAAGCGTTCACAAACGCCTCAAAATGCTTTTCGGTTAGTGGACGGCGTTTACCAAAGGTGTTCATGTTGGTACGCATATCAAATACCCATGTTTCTTTGGTACAACCTTTGTCTTGATTCTTGTTCTCTGGCGTGCCTTTTTGAAAGAAGAGTACGTTGGTCTTCACGCCCTGAGCGTAGAAGATACCTGTTGGCAAACGCAAGATGGTGTGCAGGTTACACTTGTCCATCAGGTCTCGGCGAATCTCTGTACCCTTACCGCCTTCGAATAGCACGTTATCTGGAATTACCACCGCTGCACGGCCGCCTGGCTCTAGCGCATCATAGATATGCTGCATAAAACAGAGCTGCTTGTTACCAGTTGGGTGAACAAAGGTGCGGGTAATATTGGTACTTGCTGCGCTACCAAACGGAGGGTTGGTTAAAATCACATTGGCACTTGGCAGATTTTCGCCTGCGCTACCCAGGGTGTTACCTAAACGAATCGCGCC
This sequence is a window from Vibrio coralliilyticus. Protein-coding genes within it:
- a CDS encoding STY4851/ECs_5259 family protein, which gives rise to MTIQTDSSGLSNRSTLSLNRNQSISHWLDDFINKRKDKSISVNEGLFQYQMTRQEYKSLRKTLANGASLSVKSHFSDKWCAAFVLYGAEWFRREYSRDWSWQPIFQSLDLELTHPQISDIVSKGLTRYWKKPLAKFSNGHNDYIGSVFSEGGLPSNLLSTDASLQQSNHYQDTFYAIFERYQDAKALGSHAIEALISSRITAFPETLQTDRTVRLITRMIDRLDSLVYQFGLETQTNPAQYLDKQFPSWRDSFPLPLENETGSAFLSQLLSTASKEVNKARTVRKRLQCRHSISFGQQAIYSLVSLPHQCVFELSLSALTSSRLELAVFEGAEQIASLGTGFAQSSEGGISVRMRNPTVEVRRKKPSSELYVVAMQSGRKLADITLPNSSLDIGESPLTLSSDGDKWEVMSQSTFSTRRSKVALLLPANAIVQSVYGELELANIQFNDLPIYLLNGQCEIKIGSDERYIVTSGSDDFTTQGYVLKGEQVQYPTQPAMVFRGIPKVVDELSQSPLSVEEELVIYLENTPLSSLSASEFNGRQLLTVKDEHGLVKLKKKVGILPKDFDVEFENGGQPKLGVIRFLTKSPCTWKLISDSVSVESFANAEGVKEVRLIANDKPPASVRFAIQANILAAPITIDVPFPARGAVAYDKAGRPLSQRLSVEDLLGSRLFLFSTRGIPATFQLEAELRAKAHSQFHVPPYFRWQYKVTDKPVEISLYGLKGQILELLSLSEMLDSEVELRLTGPGRTLTFIVSHYSTMLEHDRQNNTVSVRSSAVSEASKTQPVLMSLANPEQPSFVLQPNHSERETNGEYELPDMVHRDGPWLVIPAKGSDVFFRAKFFPGEAHERNGEVKTLQKASQLFHPQFEPDVIADVIDQMAEDWSHSGWEYLKQTYLNYGHLPLPTFEVWRHLVRNERALAVAIFRLEFDDKCLSQMDAELPLLWETIEISHWQHAISLLTQTLQAIGLEAAIVTSMVEQQVSKLGLAIPILNDTEIKSILLQQSSCQIPLPMMQMMMNGWYQDLLHTHSEDDDWPTEMGSELKHWCQRLNLLPFEFPVNGAFQSGVIYWPIFAAALASNRVPSEISNAFLSGTIFHLRKLRDFDHDWFEPVYRLFVNYFANEAQ
- a CDS encoding N-6 DNA methylase is translated as MNNNDLVAKLWKLCDNLRDGGVSYQNYVNELASLLFLKMCEQTGQEEDLLPKGYRWGDLKAKIGQEQHQFYRNMLVQLGADEHAIVRAIFQNVNTTITQPAQLTELVNNMDSLDWYESGEGKSRDDFGDMYEGLLQKNANETKSGAGQYFTPRSLISTIIKVMQPQPREVIQDPAAGTAGFLIEADKYIKSQTNDLDDLDDDDQEFQMTKAFVGLELVPETRRLALMNCLLHDIEGDQDEGAIRLGNTLGSAGENLPSANVILTNPPFGSAASTNITRTFVHPTGNKQLCFMQHIYDALEPGGRAAVVIPDNVLFEGGKGTEIRRDLMDKCNLHTILRLPTGIFYAQGVKTNVLFFQKGTPENKNQDKGCTKETWVFDMRTNMNTFGKRRPLTEKHFEAFVNAYGADKNGQSHREEGVYETLGNIFAEGQDSVEHIIENARFRKFSRDYIRDQKGDSLDISWLKDLEATSAENLPEPEVLAGEAMAELTEAMSEIYQLMQALGASDEAEGQKQLLEEAFGLAEKPEAE
- a CDS encoding restriction endonuclease subunit S: MSNLPKGWRAILLNEVVDKIVGGGTPSKSVPSYYEGDIPWMTVKDMNKSYLTDTIDHITQEAIDNSSTNVIPAGTPIIATRMSLGKIVRASFDSAINQDLKALFVNREVDDYYFEYWYRSQGLKIESLGTGTTVKGVRLEVINALEFPLAPLAEQKRIVEKLDEVLAQVDTIKARLDGIPDLLKRFRQSILASAVSGKLTEEYGFERSEQFECKLKEVLDITSGIAFKKSQYSEEGSRLLQIANVGYGKAKWDKESFVSLDLAQEYKDFCLSDCDLVMALNRPITNGTLKIAKIESNDLPATLYQRVARLRVKEAVVGTLSLDYLFLCLRSSEFRKQVEANLKGSDQPYLNTSTLGELVIDTYSLDEQKEIVRLVDQYFAFADTIEAQVKKAQARVDNLTQSILAKAFRGELVEQDPNDEPANKLLERIAAARKEAEALAKAAKKAEAAKKRAVKASGVSKAAENS